In the Zingiber officinale cultivar Zhangliang chromosome 5A, Zo_v1.1, whole genome shotgun sequence genome, atattatattatattattatttatttttgtgaaaaatatattttaaatatttttatcatGGCATGATTTATATGCACAGAAACGACGGTGTTCAAGGTAACGTCGGGAGAGACGTACCTGCTGCGGTTCATCAACGCTGCCCTCAACAATGAGCTCTTCGTCAGCATCTCCGGGCACTCGATGACGGTGGTGGCTGCAGACGCGTTCTACACCAAGCAGTTCACCACCTCAACCCTCATGCTTGCTCCTGGTCAGACCACCGACGTCCTGCTCACCGCAAACCTGCAGCCGGGTGGACGCTACTACATGGCCGCCCACGCCTACGCCAGCGCGCAGGGAGTCGCCTTCGACAACACTACCACTACCGCCATCCTTGAATACGTCCACCCCTCCGGCTGTCCCAACTCACCGTCCTCCTCCGAGGCCAAAAACACCCGCACTCCAGCCTTCCCCGTGCTCCCGGCCTTCAATGACACCCGTGCAGCAGTAGCCTTCGCCGCTGGCATCCGTAGCCCGGGTCCCGTGAAGCTCCCAGGTCCTGTCGACAACCACCTCTTCTTCACAGTCGGCCTTGGTCTCTTCAACTGCCGGACCAGGCGCCGCTGCAGAGGCCCGAACGGAACGCGCTTCGGAGCCAGCATGAATAACGTCTCCTTTCAGCTTCCTACCCGCCTCTCCATCCTGGAAGCACACCACCGCGGAGTGGGCGGGGTGTTCACCTCGGACTTCCCAGCCGCGCCGCCACGGCAGTTCGACTACACGGCGGCGAACGTGAGCCGGGTGCTGTGGCAGCCGGTGCCGGGCACGAAGGTGTACCGGTTGAAGTACGGGTCGGTGGTCGAGCTAGTGCTCCAGGGGACCAACATATTCGCGGGAGAGGAGCACCCGATGCACATCCACGGCTACCACTTCCACGTCTTGGCGACGGGGTTCGGCAACTTCGACCCGCAGCGAGACGCATCGCTGTTCAATCTCGTGGATCCGCCGGTACGGAACACGGTGGGGGTGCCGGTGAATGGGTGGGCTGTGATCCGGTTCGTGGCTGATAATCCCGGGGTGTGGCTGGTGCACTGCCACCTGGATGTTCACATCACCTGGGGACTTGCCATGGCCTTCCTCGTCGAGAATGGCGTCGGCCAGTTGCAGTCGCTGGAGCCACCTCCGGCAGATCTTCCGCGCTGTTGATCAGTACTAGTGCGATCGTCTACTTCAGAGTGCGGAAATTTGTCTCTCATTTAGAATTTTCAATTAATCTGTGTCATGCATGCATTGACCTTTCCTCCCCCTGTTCGTAATATACGGTTATCGATATGATTTGGTTTGCACTCCACGAGTCAAATTCAATCATGCAATTGCATAATTATTAAACTAATTTACTCTCTTCACTCCACGCTGTCCTGATTTATTGATTTTAAGGCCTTTTAAACATTTCTTTTACCTACAGAAGATTAAGGGGGGCAAATAATTATTAATGCAGCGATAGAGAGGGGCCATCCGGCACGAGTCAACTGTCGAGGTGGATGTCAAAATCAAGATGGTCAATGCCTAGTTATCAAAAGGCTCGCCTACGGTGGCCGAGCATAGCACGCCTACAGCGACCGGTCGGGGCAATTAGAATCCGATCGACAAGAGGCTATAAAGGGCGGTTGGATGATCAGTGTCAGGGTGAGCCAACCGTCTAGCTTGGATAATACGGTAAAACAATTAGACGCTCAGTGTGAAGCAGCGGAACGTTAAGGAGATCGGAGAGTTTGTCCGAACGGTGAGGATATGCAACTACATAGTCATCGTAGGAAAGAACAAATGAGGTCAACTAAGTGGAGGGATCTCGACCGAGCGACTactccgctcggccaagtagtggGACCCTTGTCATCTCTCTGAAGCCGACAGAGCGAAGGAGTCCCGGCTGAACGGGATAGTCGCTCGGCCAAGCAGTAGGACCTGACCATCAACGGAGCGGATGAGTTCTGgctgagcggctaccccgctcgaccaAGCAGCAAGTgttagttggtcctaggaagatcgtatcggttccactgtacaaaaattttgtacaagtgtcgaacatttcctaaacaacctattttgttctttagaaattaaattaggaatcacaaacggaacttaacattattgattccaaatttaacttatttgttcttaatggtttagatttggatcgcaaatgatgcttaacattattgatccaaatccacctatattaataattcaattaaatattaattttcaaaattggcttccaggactgcatgacgaggcactagtccttcttgagtatgagatcatccaccaccaccaaggaaccaaagagagaaaggggaaagagaaggaagagagggtcggccacaagagagagcaccaacaaaagaataagaattaatttttcatgaggcctctcctccccttcttttataatacttgtgcaaggcaaataaggaaagatttttacaaaaaattaaaatcttcctcttgtttttcctttcctcctttctaataattttttttctcctcttgattgaatcaattgattggtcggccccttgcttgggcaccaagcaagggtggccggccctaagaggaaggaaataaaatcttttgtaaaaatttataagcaaagaaggaaagctcttataaaattttacaaactctcttttaatttcctaacgtggatgttaaaaaagtaaagttctaaaaattaaaaccatgttttaaaatttaaaacatctcttcgaaaattttcttttttaacatggttacaaaaaaagaaagtttcaaatttaaaactctcttttaaaaacccaTGAGGATGgtcaaaaaatgaaagttttaaaacttttaaacttttcttttaaactatgtggcctaattcaaataagaaaaattttataatttaaaatatctcttttaaaacttgtagatatcaagaagattttaaaaattcaaaacacccctcctaatttgaattatggtggccgacccctcaaaattaattgtggtcggcccccttagaAAGAatagtggccggcccttggcttggtcaccaagccttgggccgaccccctcttggacaccaagatggggttttcttgggtggatatgaggcattaatgaggctacgacagcgACCTagtggagaaattggttttggccttctgacgaACTCGAGTATCCCgtcttcgccccgaacacacaactaaagttcatcaataataactcattccactaaatagttattattgcactaccgcaccaatcccaaattacattatgggctccttcttatcatgagtgtgttagtctccctgtttttaagatatcgaatgtccactaattaattgagttactgaaaactcattttaattaatgtcttagtccaagagtagtaccactcaaccttatcgtcatgtcggactaagtccacctgcagggtttaacatgacaatctttatgagctcctcttggggacattctcaacctagataagtaggacacagtttccttctgtaatcaacaacacacactataagcaatatcatttcccaacttatcgagcctattgatttatcgagctaaatctcaccctttgataagtcaaagaaataaatactaaatatatgtgcttgttattatattaggattaagagcacacacttccataataactaaggtctcgttcttttattaagtcagtataaaaagaacttgccttaaatggtcctactcaatacacttaaagtgtactagtgtaatttattagtcaagataaattaatacctaattacactacaattattccaacggtttgttcctttccatcttagtcgtaagcaagtgtttataatttataaagaactgataacatgatcttctgtgtatgacaccactcactatgttatctacaatataaattaattgaacaactacacttagcaaataaatgtagatatttttgaccaatgtaattcttttatttcaaaaataaatgtttacaaaagctaggcttttagtatacactctaacaatctccacttatactaaaagactaagctgccatatttattgccatacatctgattctcatcccttcacatgccgatcaaaagctttcgctgaagggccttagtgaaaggatctgccaagttatctgctgatgcaatcttggcgacgacaacttctcctcgcttgataatgtctcatatcaggtggtacttgcgctctatatgcttactcgccttatgagctcgtggttccttcgattttgcaactgcaccgctattatcacaaaaaattgtgatgattttgggcaaaccaggaatcacatataagtccattagaaaattcctgagccatacagcttctttggctgcctcagaggttgccatatactcagcttccatggttgagtttgaaacacatttctgcttaacactcctccatgcaatggctccacctcctagagtaaacacatagcccgatgtagacttactaatccctatctgattggaagtctgaatccatgtaacccatagggagcaaatcgtctgcttggtaaactagcatataatctctagtccttctcaggtacttcaatatatgctttacagtagtccaatgtccttgtccagggttactttgatatctgctaaccatgcccacggtaaaacagatatcaggtctcgtacacaacattgcatacattaggcttcccacagccgaagcataaggaactgctttcatatcctctatctcctttgatgtcttcggagacatccttttagataaagctattccatgcctaaaaggtaagaaacctttcttagagttctgcatgctaaaacgagcaaggattgtatctatatatgaagcttgagatagacacaacatccttttcttgcgatcccttatgactttgatctcaagaatgtgtgcacattctcctaagtccttcatatcgaattgtttggacaaccatacccttacgtctaataACACTtcgacattgttgccaattaacaaaatgtcatccacatatagtacaagaaataccactacgtttccgttacacttcttgtatatacaagactcatctgggcactaaataaatcaatataactggattacttcgttaaaccggatgttccaagatcttgaaattacttcagtccataaatggaccgattcagcttgcacactagatgctctttgcctttttcaatgaacccctccagttgcttcatatggatgttttcttcaagacttccgttaatgAAACCTATCTTGACAtctataatccatatgagcggcaatggataagaatatccggatagatttaagcatagctaccggtgaaaaggtctcctcataatcgattctctctttctgagtataccctttcgcaacaagcctttctttggaggtttccaccttcccgtctgtccctcttttccttttgtagatccacttgcatccaacgacttttacaccatctggtggttctacaagctcccagactttattagaatacatatattctaattctgtattcattgctattttccaagatgctgcatcttaatcttggagcgcttcgtcatatgtccggggatcaggttcatgtttactagggagcaagtccaaagactctcccaaaacatgaatcttttaggttgtctaacaaccctcccactacgacaagctactttctgcaattgtgtatcatttgtgatacgtgttgcagtttcttgtgatatttcatcttgtacagttggtactagatttagacgtgtcctttattatttccttaagaataaatttacttatgggcttgtggttcattacatagtcctcttcttaaaatcagtcattgatgctaacaatgaccttctgatttttttttataaagattATAAATCTtctttcgtttctttaggataaacaagtgaactcctattccAATTtctcagtatctcccttcagcatatatgctggcctaccccaaatctgaatatgcttcagattagacttatgcctattctgcaattctatgagagtagagagttttgacttagaaggtactacgttcacttccatttc is a window encoding:
- the LOC121980491 gene encoding laccase-3-like — encoded protein: MSFCMLLCLLMLLNHATAEVHHHEFVVQTTPVKRLCKNHNIITVNGQYPGPTLKVRNGDSLIIKVLNRAQYNVTMHWHGVRQMRTAWADGPEFVTQCPIRPGGSYTYRFTIEEQEGTLWWHAHSSWLRATVHGALIIYPKLSSSYPFFNPNTEYSVILGDWWNEDPVRVVRRATRTGAAPNLSDAFTINGQPGDLYKCSSEETTVFKVTSGETYLLRFINAALNNELFVSISGHSMTVVAADAFYTKQFTTSTLMLAPGQTTDVLLTANLQPGGRYYMAAHAYASAQGVAFDNTTTTAILEYVHPSGCPNSPSSSEAKNTRTPAFPVLPAFNDTRAAVAFAAGIRSPGPVKLPGPVDNHLFFTVGLGLFNCRTRRRCRGPNGTRFGASMNNVSFQLPTRLSILEAHHRGVGGVFTSDFPAAPPRQFDYTAANVSRVLWQPVPGTKVYRLKYGSVVELVLQGTNIFAGEEHPMHIHGYHFHVLATGFGNFDPQRDASLFNLVDPPVRNTVGVPVNGWAVIRFVADNPGVWLVHCHLDVHITWGLAMAFLVENGVGQLQSLEPPPADLPRC